A section of the Malus sylvestris chromosome 17, drMalSylv7.2, whole genome shotgun sequence genome encodes:
- the LOC126611407 gene encoding uncharacterized protein LOC126611407 isoform X1 gives METVVGVEGNDEGMCEESGVEKSSSSLSSPKQIADPVVYKLVRVEGNGRLVPATDDEVMEVEDFLVDETVELPVVPDAGNVRCISNEESSSGKPQKENSEGLSHSENTEADAKLSARLEYIEMLQKVKQEERLHLAWGSPDHSSSFMNVDIQCSDQHDKLPAIDEKLHSEIHLQDIGPPSSLSPDGSHINESGRIGECSKQPPDGSACVICTSSKPDVNTLKGEICLDNLSIRELHELFRATFGRETTVKDKLWLKRRITMGLTNSCDVSTTTFTIVDNNLVKKGKDDSIQNADGMLTEGSDGEAKNHGYETSPTSHSSQVENPHTVSGKRLGNSSVELDCGSEDLHTDQRAAKRVRKPTKRYIEELSEVESKDCSPKVISPVKNAGQGQTSLKSCRPLGNVPLSEKATVTRLDPLGNVTNVPSNERTYVTRLDSLGGSGVQVPYVSRVRRSRPRKNIMALMKFDMSVMGVTAKLVKEAFSVRSSLPESEHADKVLKTRSASEQMKSQFTAEPEKDKRRSVMGTIEPDKNMGMKQTDSSEDNSDDGTAQIPTAKGGMRRKHHRAWTLVEVIKLVEGVSKCGTGRWSEIKRLSFASYSYRTSVDLKDKWRNLLKASFAQTPPDDGINSRKHASVPIPASILLKVRELAEMHAQVPPNLGPSKPASVSRSVHQMRPGFL, from the exons ATGGAAACAGTGGTTGGTGTTGAGGGGAATGATGAAGGGATGTGTGAGGAGAGTGGGGTTGAGAAAAGTAGCTCTTCGTTGTCTTCGCCAAAGCAGATTGCCGATCCTGTTGTATACAAGCTTGTTCGG GTTGAAGGTAATGGGAGATTAGTGCCAGCAACAGATGATGAAGTAATGGAAGTTGAGGATTTTCTTGTTGACGAAACAGTTGAATTACCTGTTGTTCCAGACGCTGGAAATGTTAGGTGCATTTCCAATGAAGAGTCTTCCTCTGGGAAACCTCAGAAAGAAAACTCAGAAG GTCTGTCACATTCAGAGAACACAGAAGCTGATGCAAAATTAAGTGCACGGCTTGAG TACATTGAGATGTTGCAAAAGGTCAAACAGGAAGAGAGGCTCCACTTAGCATGGGGATCGCCTgatcattcttcttcttttatgaATGTAGACATCCAGTGTTCTGATCAGCATGATAAATTACCTGCTATTGATGAGAAGCTGCATTCTGAAATTCATTTGCAGGATATTGGTCCTCCATCATCACTGAGTCCAGATGGAAGTCATATTAATGAATCTGGGAGAATTGGGGAGTGCTCAAAACAACCGCCAGATGGATCAGCTTGTGTCATTTGCACTAGTTCAAAGCCTGATGTAAATACACTAAAGGGGGAGATATGCTTGGACAACCTATCAATTAGAGAACTTCATGAATTATTTCGGgcaacttttgggagagaaacTACTGTTAAGGACAAGTTATGGCTTAAGAGGAGGATCACAATGGGATTGACTAACTCTTGTGATGTTTCAACCACAACTTTCACCATCGTAGATAACAACTTGGTGAAGAAGGGTAAAGACGATAGCATTCAGAATGCAGATGGTATGCTCACTGAGGGGTCTGATGGTGAAGCAAAGAATCATGGGTATGAAACTTCACCAACTAGCCACAGTAGCCAAGTTGAAAATCCTCACACTGTTTCGGGCAAGAGATTGGGAAACAGTAGTGTAGAACTTGATTGTGGAAGTGAGGATCTTCACACAGATCAGAGAGCTGCCAAACGAGTTCGGAAGCCCACTAAGAGATATATTGAAGAGCTTTCTGAAGTTGAATCAAAAGATTGTAGCCCAAAAGTGATTAGTCCAGTTAAAAATGCTGGACAAGGACAAACATCTCTAAAATCTTGTAGGCCTCTTGGAAATGTCCCTTTAAGTGAGAAAGCTACTGTCACCAGGTTGGACCCTCTTGGAAATGTGACAAATGTCCCTTCAAATGAGAGAACTTATGTCACCAGGTTGGACTCTCTTGGTGGATCAGGTGTTCAGGTTCCCTATGTTTCTCGAGTTCGTAGAAGCCGTCCAAGGAAAAATATTATGGCCCTTATG AAGTTCGACATGAGTGTAATGGGTGTGACAGCTAAACTTGTAAAAGAGGCCTTTAGTGTGCGTAGTTCGCTACCAGAGAGTGAGCATGCAGACAAAGTCTTGAAAACCAGATCTGCTTCTGAACAGATGAAATCACAG TTTACTGCTGAACCAGAGAAAGACAAGCGTCGCTCAGTAATGGGCACAATTGAACCGGATAAGAACATGGGCATGAAGCAGACAGATTCATCGGAGGACAATTCGGATGATGGTACAGCCCAGATTCCCACAGCAAAAGGTGGAATGAGAAGGAAACACCATCGAGCTTGGACTCTTGTTGAGGTTATAAAATTAGTAGAGGGTGTGTCTAAGTGTGGCACTGGTAGGTGGTCTGAGATCAAAAGGCTTTCCTTTGCATCGTATTCATATCGCACTTCTGTTGATCTCAAG GACAAGTGGAGAAACCTGCTGAAAGCTAGCTTTGCGCAAACGCCTCCTGATGATGGA ATAAACTCCCGGAAACATGCTTCAGTACCCATCCCGGCATCAATTTTGTTGAAAGTAAGAGAGCTTGCTGAGATGCACGCGCAGGTACCGCCAAATCTAGGGCCGAGCAAGCCGGCCAGTGTTAGTCGAAGCGTGCATCAAATGAGACCAGGCTTCTTGTAG
- the LOC126612142 gene encoding developmentally-regulated G-protein 2, whose amino-acid sequence MGIIERIKEIEAEMARTQKNKATEYHLGQLKAKIAKLRTQLLEPPKGSSGGGDGFEVTKFGHGRVALIGFPSVGKSTLLTMLTGTHSEAASYEFTTLTCIPGIIHYNDTKIQLLDLPGIIEGASEGKGRGRQVIAVAKSSDIVLMVLDASKSEGHRQILTKELEAVGLRLNKKPPQIYFKKKKTGGISFNSTLTLTHVDEKLCYQILHEYKIHNAELLFREDATVDDLIDVIEGNRKYMKCVYVYNKIDVIGIDDVDKLARQPNSVVISCNLKLNFDRLLAKMWEEMGLVRVYTKPQGQQPDFGDPVVLSADRGGCSVGDFCNHIHRSLVKEVKYVLVWGTSARHYPQHCGLGHVLNDEDVVQIVKKKDKEGEGRGRFKSHSTDPARISDRVKKAPLKQ is encoded by the exons ATGGGGATCATCGAAAGGATCAAGGAAATTGAGGCCGAAATGGCTCGAACTCAGAAAAATAAAGCCACAG AGTATCATCTTGGCCAGCTCAAGGCAAAGATTGCCAAGCTCAGGACTCAGCTTTTGGAGCCTCCGAAA GGGTCTAGCGGAGGTGGAGATGGTTTCGAAGTTACAAAATTTGGTCATGGACGTGTTGCGCTTATTGGGTTTCCAAG TGTGGGAAAGTCGACACTTTTGACTATGTTGACGGGCACACACTCTGAAGCTGCATCTTATGAGTTCACAACTCTTACCTGCATTCCTGGTATTATACATTACAATGATACAAAAATTCAGCTGCTCGATCTTCCTGGAATTATTGAAGGTGCTTCTGAAGGCAAAGGTCGTGGGAGGCAG GTCATTGCTGTTGCCAAGTCTTCAGATATTGTGTTGATGGTCCTTGATGCCTCAAAA AGTGAAGGCCATCGGCAAATATTGACGAAGGAGCTGGAAGCTGTGGGCTTACGTTTAAACAAGAAACCACCTCAA ATATacttcaaaaagaaaaagactgGAGGAATTTCTTTCAACAGCACTCTCACTTTGACTCATGTGGACGAGAAGCTTTGCTATCAAATTCTTCACGAATACAAAATTCACAATGCTGAG TTGCTGTTTCGTGAGGACGCCACAGTGGATGATCTTATCGATGTCATTGAGGGAAACCGGAAATACATGAAGTGTGTATATGTATACAACAAGATAGATGTTATTGGTATTGATGATGTGGACAAATTAGCCCGGCAACCTAATTCCGTTGTCATTAGTTGCAATCTCAAG CTGAACTTTGACAGACTACTTGCAAAAATGTGGGAGGAGATGGGACTTGTTAGAGTTTATACCAAGCCACAGGGCCAGCAACCTGATTTCGGTGATCCTGTAGTTCTTTCTGCT GATAGAGGGGGCTGCTCTGTTGGAGACTTTTGTAACCATATACACAGGAGTTTAGTGAAGGAAGTCAAATACGTGCTAGTGTGGGGTACAAGCGCAAGGCACTACCCACAGCATTGTGGTCTCGGTCATGTTTTGAATGACGAAGATGTGGTTCAGATTGTCAAGAAAAAG GACAAGGAAGGGGAAGGGAGGGGTCGTTTCAAGTCACATTCAACAGACCCTGCTCGTATATCCGACAGAGTGAAGAAGGCTCCCCTGAAGCAGTAA
- the LOC126611407 gene encoding uncharacterized protein LOC126611407 isoform X2, with protein METVVGVEGNDEGMCEESGVEKSSSSLSSPKQIADPVVYKLVRVEGNGRLVPATDDEVMEVEDFLVDETVELPVVPDAGNVRCISNEESSSGKPQKENSEGLSHSENTEADAKLSARLEDIGPPSSLSPDGSHINESGRIGECSKQPPDGSACVICTSSKPDVNTLKGEICLDNLSIRELHELFRATFGRETTVKDKLWLKRRITMGLTNSCDVSTTTFTIVDNNLVKKGKDDSIQNADGMLTEGSDGEAKNHGYETSPTSHSSQVENPHTVSGKRLGNSSVELDCGSEDLHTDQRAAKRVRKPTKRYIEELSEVESKDCSPKVISPVKNAGQGQTSLKSCRPLGNVPLSEKATVTRLDPLGNVTNVPSNERTYVTRLDSLGGSGVQVPYVSRVRRSRPRKNIMALMKFDMSVMGVTAKLVKEAFSVRSSLPESEHADKVLKTRSASEQMKSQFTAEPEKDKRRSVMGTIEPDKNMGMKQTDSSEDNSDDGTAQIPTAKGGMRRKHHRAWTLVEVIKLVEGVSKCGTGRWSEIKRLSFASYSYRTSVDLKDKWRNLLKASFAQTPPDDGINSRKHASVPIPASILLKVRELAEMHAQVPPNLGPSKPASVSRSVHQMRPGFL; from the exons ATGGAAACAGTGGTTGGTGTTGAGGGGAATGATGAAGGGATGTGTGAGGAGAGTGGGGTTGAGAAAAGTAGCTCTTCGTTGTCTTCGCCAAAGCAGATTGCCGATCCTGTTGTATACAAGCTTGTTCGG GTTGAAGGTAATGGGAGATTAGTGCCAGCAACAGATGATGAAGTAATGGAAGTTGAGGATTTTCTTGTTGACGAAACAGTTGAATTACCTGTTGTTCCAGACGCTGGAAATGTTAGGTGCATTTCCAATGAAGAGTCTTCCTCTGGGAAACCTCAGAAAGAAAACTCAGAAG GTCTGTCACATTCAGAGAACACAGAAGCTGATGCAAAATTAAGTGCACGGCTTGAG GATATTGGTCCTCCATCATCACTGAGTCCAGATGGAAGTCATATTAATGAATCTGGGAGAATTGGGGAGTGCTCAAAACAACCGCCAGATGGATCAGCTTGTGTCATTTGCACTAGTTCAAAGCCTGATGTAAATACACTAAAGGGGGAGATATGCTTGGACAACCTATCAATTAGAGAACTTCATGAATTATTTCGGgcaacttttgggagagaaacTACTGTTAAGGACAAGTTATGGCTTAAGAGGAGGATCACAATGGGATTGACTAACTCTTGTGATGTTTCAACCACAACTTTCACCATCGTAGATAACAACTTGGTGAAGAAGGGTAAAGACGATAGCATTCAGAATGCAGATGGTATGCTCACTGAGGGGTCTGATGGTGAAGCAAAGAATCATGGGTATGAAACTTCACCAACTAGCCACAGTAGCCAAGTTGAAAATCCTCACACTGTTTCGGGCAAGAGATTGGGAAACAGTAGTGTAGAACTTGATTGTGGAAGTGAGGATCTTCACACAGATCAGAGAGCTGCCAAACGAGTTCGGAAGCCCACTAAGAGATATATTGAAGAGCTTTCTGAAGTTGAATCAAAAGATTGTAGCCCAAAAGTGATTAGTCCAGTTAAAAATGCTGGACAAGGACAAACATCTCTAAAATCTTGTAGGCCTCTTGGAAATGTCCCTTTAAGTGAGAAAGCTACTGTCACCAGGTTGGACCCTCTTGGAAATGTGACAAATGTCCCTTCAAATGAGAGAACTTATGTCACCAGGTTGGACTCTCTTGGTGGATCAGGTGTTCAGGTTCCCTATGTTTCTCGAGTTCGTAGAAGCCGTCCAAGGAAAAATATTATGGCCCTTATG AAGTTCGACATGAGTGTAATGGGTGTGACAGCTAAACTTGTAAAAGAGGCCTTTAGTGTGCGTAGTTCGCTACCAGAGAGTGAGCATGCAGACAAAGTCTTGAAAACCAGATCTGCTTCTGAACAGATGAAATCACAG TTTACTGCTGAACCAGAGAAAGACAAGCGTCGCTCAGTAATGGGCACAATTGAACCGGATAAGAACATGGGCATGAAGCAGACAGATTCATCGGAGGACAATTCGGATGATGGTACAGCCCAGATTCCCACAGCAAAAGGTGGAATGAGAAGGAAACACCATCGAGCTTGGACTCTTGTTGAGGTTATAAAATTAGTAGAGGGTGTGTCTAAGTGTGGCACTGGTAGGTGGTCTGAGATCAAAAGGCTTTCCTTTGCATCGTATTCATATCGCACTTCTGTTGATCTCAAG GACAAGTGGAGAAACCTGCTGAAAGCTAGCTTTGCGCAAACGCCTCCTGATGATGGA ATAAACTCCCGGAAACATGCTTCAGTACCCATCCCGGCATCAATTTTGTTGAAAGTAAGAGAGCTTGCTGAGATGCACGCGCAGGTACCGCCAAATCTAGGGCCGAGCAAGCCGGCCAGTGTTAGTCGAAGCGTGCATCAAATGAGACCAGGCTTCTTGTAG
- the LOC126611407 gene encoding uncharacterized protein LOC126611407 isoform X3, translating into MCEESGVEKSSSSLSSPKQIADPVVYKLVRVEGNGRLVPATDDEVMEVEDFLVDETVELPVVPDAGNVRCISNEESSSGKPQKENSEGLSHSENTEADAKLSARLEDIGPPSSLSPDGSHINESGRIGECSKQPPDGSACVICTSSKPDVNTLKGEICLDNLSIRELHELFRATFGRETTVKDKLWLKRRITMGLTNSCDVSTTTFTIVDNNLVKKGKDDSIQNADGMLTEGSDGEAKNHGYETSPTSHSSQVENPHTVSGKRLGNSSVELDCGSEDLHTDQRAAKRVRKPTKRYIEELSEVESKDCSPKVISPVKNAGQGQTSLKSCRPLGNVPLSEKATVTRLDPLGNVTNVPSNERTYVTRLDSLGGSGVQVPYVSRVRRSRPRKNIMALMKFDMSVMGVTAKLVKEAFSVRSSLPESEHADKVLKTRSASEQMKSQFTAEPEKDKRRSVMGTIEPDKNMGMKQTDSSEDNSDDGTAQIPTAKGGMRRKHHRAWTLVEVIKLVEGVSKCGTGRWSEIKRLSFASYSYRTSVDLKDKWRNLLKASFAQTPPDDGINSRKHASVPIPASILLKVRELAEMHAQVPPNLGPSKPASVSRSVHQMRPGFL; encoded by the exons ATGTGTGAGGAGAGTGGGGTTGAGAAAAGTAGCTCTTCGTTGTCTTCGCCAAAGCAGATTGCCGATCCTGTTGTATACAAGCTTGTTCGG GTTGAAGGTAATGGGAGATTAGTGCCAGCAACAGATGATGAAGTAATGGAAGTTGAGGATTTTCTTGTTGACGAAACAGTTGAATTACCTGTTGTTCCAGACGCTGGAAATGTTAGGTGCATTTCCAATGAAGAGTCTTCCTCTGGGAAACCTCAGAAAGAAAACTCAGAAG GTCTGTCACATTCAGAGAACACAGAAGCTGATGCAAAATTAAGTGCACGGCTTGAG GATATTGGTCCTCCATCATCACTGAGTCCAGATGGAAGTCATATTAATGAATCTGGGAGAATTGGGGAGTGCTCAAAACAACCGCCAGATGGATCAGCTTGTGTCATTTGCACTAGTTCAAAGCCTGATGTAAATACACTAAAGGGGGAGATATGCTTGGACAACCTATCAATTAGAGAACTTCATGAATTATTTCGGgcaacttttgggagagaaacTACTGTTAAGGACAAGTTATGGCTTAAGAGGAGGATCACAATGGGATTGACTAACTCTTGTGATGTTTCAACCACAACTTTCACCATCGTAGATAACAACTTGGTGAAGAAGGGTAAAGACGATAGCATTCAGAATGCAGATGGTATGCTCACTGAGGGGTCTGATGGTGAAGCAAAGAATCATGGGTATGAAACTTCACCAACTAGCCACAGTAGCCAAGTTGAAAATCCTCACACTGTTTCGGGCAAGAGATTGGGAAACAGTAGTGTAGAACTTGATTGTGGAAGTGAGGATCTTCACACAGATCAGAGAGCTGCCAAACGAGTTCGGAAGCCCACTAAGAGATATATTGAAGAGCTTTCTGAAGTTGAATCAAAAGATTGTAGCCCAAAAGTGATTAGTCCAGTTAAAAATGCTGGACAAGGACAAACATCTCTAAAATCTTGTAGGCCTCTTGGAAATGTCCCTTTAAGTGAGAAAGCTACTGTCACCAGGTTGGACCCTCTTGGAAATGTGACAAATGTCCCTTCAAATGAGAGAACTTATGTCACCAGGTTGGACTCTCTTGGTGGATCAGGTGTTCAGGTTCCCTATGTTTCTCGAGTTCGTAGAAGCCGTCCAAGGAAAAATATTATGGCCCTTATG AAGTTCGACATGAGTGTAATGGGTGTGACAGCTAAACTTGTAAAAGAGGCCTTTAGTGTGCGTAGTTCGCTACCAGAGAGTGAGCATGCAGACAAAGTCTTGAAAACCAGATCTGCTTCTGAACAGATGAAATCACAG TTTACTGCTGAACCAGAGAAAGACAAGCGTCGCTCAGTAATGGGCACAATTGAACCGGATAAGAACATGGGCATGAAGCAGACAGATTCATCGGAGGACAATTCGGATGATGGTACAGCCCAGATTCCCACAGCAAAAGGTGGAATGAGAAGGAAACACCATCGAGCTTGGACTCTTGTTGAGGTTATAAAATTAGTAGAGGGTGTGTCTAAGTGTGGCACTGGTAGGTGGTCTGAGATCAAAAGGCTTTCCTTTGCATCGTATTCATATCGCACTTCTGTTGATCTCAAG GACAAGTGGAGAAACCTGCTGAAAGCTAGCTTTGCGCAAACGCCTCCTGATGATGGA ATAAACTCCCGGAAACATGCTTCAGTACCCATCCCGGCATCAATTTTGTTGAAAGTAAGAGAGCTTGCTGAGATGCACGCGCAGGTACCGCCAAATCTAGGGCCGAGCAAGCCGGCCAGTGTTAGTCGAAGCGTGCATCAAATGAGACCAGGCTTCTTGTAG